From the Oryctolagus cuniculus chromosome 17, mOryCun1.1, whole genome shotgun sequence genome, the window aactacgccaattcaaagcaaggagccaagtgcttcttcccggtctcccatgcgggtgcagggcccaagcacttgggccatcctccactgccttctcgggccacagcagagagctggactggaagaggagcaactgggactagaacccggtgcccatatgggatgctggcgctgcaggcagaggattaaccaagtgagccacggcactggctccccatgcaatctttctttcttccagGTGTAAACCCTATACAATCAATCATGCCTCTATCTTCAAATGTGCGTCCTAGTGACTGCTGCTATGGCTACACCACACGACCCCTCCAGTGTTCAGttatggaagatttctttgagACCAACAGTCAGTGCTCCATGCCAGCTGTCATGTAAGTACCAAGCTCACTCACCAAGGGATGAGGGACAGGGAGACTGCAGGGTCCCTGGGGGGCACCTGATGCCTGGGTGTCCACACAAGGCCCGCCCTCAGCATCCTGCCAGGAAGGGGCAGCTGCTGTCCTTCCCAGGGACCTGCGGGGCCTCAGGGATGAGACGCTGCCAGCAGAAAGGAGGGGCCCCAGGGGAGAGAGTCGGGGGGAGCAGGCCGCCCATGGACCCTCGATGAGTCACGGGGGATCTCAGTGGCTGGGCAGGGTCTCAGAGAGAGGACTGGCCCTGAGCTGCCCTCAGCAGAGAGAGCAAGGAACAGGTTGTTTGAGTGGGGTCCTGAGGAGCAGGGAGGGTGCGGCTCCCACCCCCACATGCTGAACACACCCTAATTCTGtgatctttctcctcctttccccaGCTTCATCACTAAATGTGGAAAACTGATCTGTGCCAACCCCAGAAATAATGAAGTTGAAGAATGCATGGAAACCCTGAAGACCCAGGGAACCAGATTAggccccagggcagcagcagggttGCTTTACTAAGAAGAGATCCATGTTTCCagccaccccagctccagctctcttGCCACAAACTGCCTTTGGGTTTTGTGGCCCagactgattatttttaaatatattgctcTGTTCTTGTTATGAAAGTAATGCATTTAATAGAGTATTCAATTTCACTTTGCTTTAATTTTAAGAGGaataaactgaaataaaactgaaagagtAGCTGAAACTCAAAGAGATTAAACACAAGTTCATGTTATGTCTCATCTGTTCTACTCAAGTCATCAGAAAAGTTTCTTTTCCTCTATCGTTTGCTCAAATCACACTGTTTTTCACTTGCTTAATATCTGATTAGTTGACCTAGTATTTGAGAATCTTGGGTAGATTTTTGTTTTCCCacatttccttttcaatttgttttcctACTAGCCAAAGGAGAAAAAGTGGTCTTCATTTCTTATCAACCTATGATTGCCCCTGCAAATTCATGCTGTTTGTTTCATGGCAACTACAGCTTGGAAATTTTTCAATGACCTTCAAATTGCTATTCCAATCTAGAAATCTTTCTGGATCTGCACAACAGACAGCCCCATTAGGTTTCTTCCCATCAGATGGATGAGTAGTGCATTCCCTCCTGACCCGTAGCCCACAACTTTCTCTTCCTTAAATTCGTTTTTCACCTTGCTGGAATATACCCTTGAACTTCCTCCCAAGGTACAGATGACAAAAGAGCTCCCCCCTTGAcccctgggagccagggcaggcacATCCTGCTGAGGCTTGGCCAACTTGATTCTTTATTGCAGAGTTTGGAGCCTGGTGCAAGTGTTGCAAAAAAGCAGAACTACAGTGGTTGTGAGGAAGGAGCAGCACCCGCTTCCTGTGCCTGGGGTCAGAGGGCAGCTCTGCTAGTTGCAGTGACTGGCATAGGTGGCAGCATTGCATCAGCTGGCTTGTGACATGATGTTGGCTGTGGCAATGGCTCTGGTCTCTCTAGCCTTCTATGCATTTTCCAAGCCTTCCTGAGAATGCTGTGCCACACAAAATCTTTGCAATTTTTTGCATAAATGCACCAAAATCTGTTTCTACCACTTTGAACAAAGAACACCAGTGGATACAAATGATGAGCTTGCAGGGACTCCACAGGAATAAAATATTCTATCTTCAAATTTGAGTAGTAGCTCAGCTGAATATGAAAGTCCACATTCAAAATCATTTTCTCAGAATGCTGCAGACATTTCTCACTCATCTTCCAGCTTTTCGTACAAGGCCAGTGTCCCACAGCTACTGATTTCTCATACCTTCGGAACAAAGCAAGCAGGCCAGCAAGCATTTTTAGGCATCTTTTTCGTGGCATCTTTTTGCATTGACAGTTTACCAAAGCTTCTCTAAATGTGTCTTTTGTCATTATCCCTGTTGGGCCCCTCAATTAGTCATTTCTGGGGGAGACAGaagcagggaaagacagagatgagAGTACCTAGCTGCTGGGTCCCATCCCTAGtgtctgcaactgctggagctggccaggccaaagctgcaagccaggagttcaatccaggtctcccatgtgggtagcagaggcctaattacttgagccaccacctgctgcctcccaggggccccattagcaggaagctggaatctggagctgagactcaaacctaggcactccaacatgggagggAGGCATCTTAATAgcaggtcaaatgcccacccttcagTTTGCTTTTGTATCTAAAGACTCGAGCCTTATTCTAATTCAAGAAAGTTTTCTTCCGTCCATTGGAATTACTGGAAAGTCATGGACTTTTCGCATGTATCCTGCACAAGTCTCAACCTTTCTCTCCTGCTTTATACTCTTTATTCTGCGTGATGGAAAATCACTCTGACCTATCTGCATATCCCTTCCATGTCAAGAATTCTCTGATCTCAGATCACTGTTTTTGTAGTCAGTTATTATTGTTTTGCAACATTTTAAGGGTTTATTCCTTATTGTTTTCCCCCTGCTATTTCCCTTGGAGTGTCTCTggttccttttctccctcccgtGCTATTTGTAATTCTCAGATGCCTGGTTATGATTGATTCTCTATTAACATCAGTAATCCAGGGGCTAGGTTTTCAGGAGAAGGGGTGAATTTTCTCCATGGGTCTATGGGTATGTATTCACAGCCCTGCACCCGGAATGGAAGCCTGACTTTAGATGTGGGAGTAGAAGTGTGGGCAGGAGTTGAGTGGGGACAAGGGGAAAGCACAGGTTTATACAATGTAAACACGCACTCCATGGGATTGTTAGACAGGTGCTCCTAGGCCCTTGCTTAGAGGTGTTCTTCTAGAAACTGTGGTGAACACACAGGCAGGCCAGCTGTGAGATCGGCTGGCACCGGGAAAGTGCCTTAGGTATCCCACTCTTTCAGAGATGCTGTTCTTCTCTCTATGACTCCAGGACACCTTCCAGCTTAGCAAGTCCTTggctggagcaggcatttagcctagcagctaagagcCACTTAAGATGACCACCCCTCTTAGCAGAGCACCggagttcaatacctggctctggttcctgaatacagcttcctgccactgcagactctgggaggcagcaggtgctaggtcaagtagctgggtccctgctacccatgggagggaactggactgagttcccagcttctggcattGGCCAAGCCCAGTGCCAACCATTGGgagatttgagaagtgaaccagcagatgggagctcaatcttttctctgtctcactgcatctcaaatgatttttaattccTCTAttcctggggtcagcattgtggcacagcgcaCTCATTAAGCTGCCATTTACAATGCTGGCTTTCCATGTAGGAGCACCtgctcaagtcccaactgctgttttccatccagctccctgttaatgaccggggaaagcagcagaagatggtgcatgTACTCCAgtccctaccacacatgtgggagacccaaatggagttccagactcctggctttgggcctggcccagtcccagccattgtcaccatttggggagtgaaccagt encodes:
- the LOC103351523 gene encoding C-C motif chemokine 15 gives rise to the protein MKLSTAALSLLLLAAVLGTQAFVLHNTETRQLTRAMDRLINRRPIQGVNPIQSIMPLSSNVRPSDCCYGYTTRPLQCSVMEDFFETNSQCSMPAVIFITKCGKLICANPRNNEVEECMETLKTQGTRLGPRAAAGLLY